The Ktedonobacterales bacterium region CCCCCACTACGAATTGGCGATCCAGAGCGCAATTGAGTTTCTCTATGAGGTAGGCCAGTGATTCGCAAAGTGACAACGGGAACGGTTATCCCGCGTGATGACGGCAAACTCATTGATGAACATGCAGGCGCGGTACATACCAAGACCGATGCGTACAGCGTAGCGCGGATGGTGGCTCCGCCGGGCTGGAAGGAGCCAGCCCAGACAGCCCAGTTCGATGAACTGGTGCTGGTGGCGCAGGGGGCGCTGGCAGTACAGGCTGATGGTCGTATTGAG contains the following coding sequences:
- a CDS encoding cupin; translation: MIRKVTTGTVIPRDDGKLIDEHAGAVHTKTDAYSVARMVAPPGWKEPAQTAQFDELVLVAQGALAVQADGRIEQVGAQESCLVERGTTVTYSNASASEPCVYWSICMPAFRPERTKIHV